The Lentimicrobium sp. L6 sequence CTTTTGTTGTAAATCTTTCTTTAAACGTCTGTCTATCAATGTCTTTTAGTATCCTAGTCGTTCCTGAATTTGAATACAATTTACAAATTAATATACTCATATACAACTATTTGTGAACTAAATGGGTAACCCTATTTTTTTTATTGAAACCCTTTGTTGCTGTTTTGTAGGGCTTCATCATAAATGCTATTGTTTACAGCTATTGATGGCAGCATTTCTTTAGATGCTAATCATCTTGCTCTTACCTCGATTACTCTTTTGAATTTAGAGCCGAGCTTAATAGTTCCGCCGCTGGCTATCTCCTCCCAGCCTTTTGTTTCTTAGTAATACTGAGAATCTTTCAAGGCTTTCTGGAGGCCAGTATACATATGAGTTTTTGGTTTTCGGCTCTCTACTGATTTGTAAACCGGATGATTAGCAAGTGAGGGTTTAATTAATTCAGCTATTCCCTCAAAACTTCTTTTATAAGATTGTATTATATATTCCGTTGATTTTTCAGACTTTTGGGGTTTACTTTTCCAGTAATAATATGGCTTGATAACAAGAGAAGGGCATCAGTAAGAAGGTTGTTAAATTTAGCATATTCTTTGGGTTTGATGGTAGCAGATTTCTTAATCTCAGTATAGGTTTACTCTATCGTATCAAGGTGATAATAATCGGGCTCTAATCCGTCTTCAGATATGTTTTTAATGGCTTCAGTGACTTGGTCGATATTGTAAAATTCTAACCAAGCGAAATGATTATCTCTTCTTTTATAAAATTCATGTAGTACATCAACAGCAAATAACTTTTGATTGATAGCTAAGATTTCTCCTGTATCTAGTATTTCAATAATAGCATTTTTAATATCTCCAATTTCGGATTTCTGGATTTTTTTATCCGGCTTAAATTCAGTTGTATAGGGATTGCTTGTGGTTCTGATTTAGGATTGCAGGAATTTTAAATCAATAAAAATGCAAATGAAATATGTTTTAAAATATGTGTCATTGTCTGGGTTTTAGTTAATAAATTTACAAATCGTTTTTTGACAATCAAATTATTCATTTATAGTGTTTTGCGTGACGTAAATAAGTGTATCTTTGCCGCGAATTAAAAAGCCAGATTTATTGGCTTTTGGAAAAAAACACAGTGAATGAATTTTAAAGAAATGGGCTTGGCCCCTGAAGTATTAAAAGCCATTGGTGAGCTTGGATTCGAATCACCTACTCCTGTTCAGGAAAAATGTATTCCGTTTATTTATGAAAGTACACAGGACTTAATTGCCAATGCCCAAACAGGTACTGGTAAAACAGCTGCCTTTGGATTACCTATATTAGGAAATATAGAACATTCAGATAAAAGTGTACAGGCACTTATTTTATCTCCAACACGAGAACTAGCCGTTCAAATAGCAAATGATATTAAAGCATACTCAAAATACTCAAATTTGGTTGATGTGATTGCCGTTTATGGTGGAGCATCAATGGAAACCCAAGTTAGAGAATTAAATAAAGGAGGCCAAATTGTAGTAGGTACTCCTGGTAGAGTTGCCGACTTAATAAAAAGAAGAAAACTAAAAGTAGGGAATATTAAGTATCTAGTTTTAGATGAAGCAGATGAGATGCTCAGTATGGGTTTTAAAGATGAATTAGATGATATTTTATCAAATACTCCATCTACTCGTCAAACTCTACTTTTTTCGGCTACTATGCCAAAAGGAGTAGCGGCTATCTCTAAAAATTACATGACCGATCCTGTTAAGATAGCGCTTGGAAAGCAAAACCAGGGAGCTGATAATGTGAGTCATATTTATCATCAAGTTCAGGCTAAAGATAGATATGCAGCATTAAAAAGAATTGTAGATATGAATCCTGGAGTGTATGGGATTGTATTTGTTAGAACTCGTCGTGATGCGCAAGAAGTAGCTGAGAAATTAATGCAGGATGGTTATAATGCCGATGCATTACATGGTGATTTATCACAGCCACAAAGAGAGTATGTAATGGCTCGTTTTAGAAGCAGAAACCTTCAGTTGTTAGTGGCTACAGACGTGGCAGCTAGAGGCTTAGATGTAGATGACTTGACTCATGTAATCAACTATAATATTCCAGATGATACAGAAGTATATGTTCACCGAAGTGGTAGAACAGGTAGAGCAGGAAAGAGTGGTATCAGCATTTCTATTATCCATGGTCGCGAGCAAGGTAAGATTAGAATTATTGAGCGAATGATTGGTAAGAAGTTTGAGAAAAAGCCAGTTCCAAATGGAAAAGATATTTGTGAGACCCAATTGTTTCACCTAATGGATAAAATGGAGAAGGTCGAAGTTGATGAAAAACAAATCGGACCATTCCTACCAGCTATTTATAGGCAATTAGAACATCTTAGCAAAGAAGACATTATCACTCGTTTCGCTTCTGTTGAGTTTAATAGGTTCTTAGAGTATTATAGCGATGCTCATGATTTGAATGAGAGAGAACCTAGAAGGGGTGAAGATAGAGATGAGAGACCAAGAGAAGGAAAGAAGAACAGAAAAGACATTGATTATAGTCGTTTTTATGTGAATCTAGGTACCAAGAATGGAATAAGCCCTGGTAAACTGATCGGTCTTCTTACTCAGCGCCCTGAGTTTAAAAGTATTGAAATTGGAGAAATTGAATTATTTAAGAAATTTAGTTTCATAGAAGTTGATAAAAATTTTGAAAGTCAAGTTTTCGATCACCTTGAGAATTTAGATTATCAAGGTGTACCTGTAAGGGTTGAATTAACTAAGTCTAAAGCGACTCCTCCTACTAAAAGAAAACCAAGTAATTTTGGTAATAGAAAACCAAAAGGTGGAGGAGGTTTCGAAAGAAAAGGATACGATAGAAGTAAGAAATTTAGGAATAATAGAAATAAATCCTAGTAATTCTATATTATTACCTAGAGATATTGTTGATAGCTAAAAATTCATTGAATTTTTAGCTATTTTCATGTTGGGGGATATAAAAGATTTTTAAATTTGCTTTTCAAAATCAGCGAAGCTGGTTTTATTTATAAATTATTTAAAACAATGGAAAATAAAGAAAAACTCAATCAGAATCCTGAAGTTGTAGAAAATGCAGTTCAGGAGGAGAATTCTCCGGTTCAAGAAACAGCCGAATCAATAATTAATGAATCCAAAGACGTTAAAGCTGAAGAAGCTGAGGGCGAAGTAAAAGAAAAAGTAGAAAAAGTAGAAAAAGTAGTTGAAGTAGCTGAAGTGGTAGAAACTGTTACAGATAGTGCACCTGAAGTGATAGAAGATG is a genomic window containing:
- a CDS encoding DEAD/DEAH box helicase produces the protein MNFKEMGLAPEVLKAIGELGFESPTPVQEKCIPFIYESTQDLIANAQTGTGKTAAFGLPILGNIEHSDKSVQALILSPTRELAVQIANDIKAYSKYSNLVDVIAVYGGASMETQVRELNKGGQIVVGTPGRVADLIKRRKLKVGNIKYLVLDEADEMLSMGFKDELDDILSNTPSTRQTLLFSATMPKGVAAISKNYMTDPVKIALGKQNQGADNVSHIYHQVQAKDRYAALKRIVDMNPGVYGIVFVRTRRDAQEVAEKLMQDGYNADALHGDLSQPQREYVMARFRSRNLQLLVATDVAARGLDVDDLTHVINYNIPDDTEVYVHRSGRTGRAGKSGISISIIHGREQGKIRIIERMIGKKFEKKPVPNGKDICETQLFHLMDKMEKVEVDEKQIGPFLPAIYRQLEHLSKEDIITRFASVEFNRFLEYYSDAHDLNEREPRRGEDRDERPREGKKNRKDIDYSRFYVNLGTKNGISPGKLIGLLTQRPEFKSIEIGEIELFKKFSFIEVDKNFESQVFDHLENLDYQGVPVRVELTKSKATPPTKRKPSNFGNRKPKGGGGFERKGYDRSKKFRNNRNKS